From one Actinomycetes bacterium genomic stretch:
- a CDS encoding DUF1963 domain-containing protein: protein MVRTTPPPPLDITAVFPELGPLGRRAVRLHPRAGTPGSGDSSLGGPLLWPAEEPWPMCDGWLVTERREPIAPEDLQRLRQVHDTTHDGGRRVGEETMEEYDERIRIAAGGTIDLVAGDRVFLEPQPHQDPAALIPVLQLYARDIPELPFPGQTDLLQLLWCPNWHAEPWHGPHPVTVWRPAAAVAQPLASPPAPRFDGLFPDLAPQEYVPLPCVLHAERIVEYPHSEWPYSSDLPDALAEQLHRWDQQPDLPYSYWNALSTAPGTKVGGHPRWVQGPWWPQCRCGLRMHHLLTIASDEFEIATLGRRWLPLEDRDDPTITGRRLLIDRDCWAPHGIMLGDVGSLYLFTCTGCADRPLAGTMQAM, encoded by the coding sequence ATGGTCCGGACCACGCCACCACCGCCGCTGGACATCACCGCGGTCTTTCCCGAGCTTGGCCCACTCGGCCGGCGGGCGGTTCGTCTGCATCCACGCGCCGGCACGCCGGGCAGCGGTGACAGCTCGCTTGGCGGGCCGCTGCTGTGGCCGGCCGAGGAGCCCTGGCCGATGTGCGACGGCTGGTTGGTGACCGAACGCCGCGAGCCGATCGCGCCTGAGGACCTGCAACGCCTCCGCCAGGTCCACGACACCACCCACGACGGCGGGCGGCGAGTCGGTGAGGAAACCATGGAGGAGTACGACGAGCGGATCAGGATCGCCGCGGGCGGCACGATCGACCTGGTGGCTGGGGACCGCGTCTTCCTTGAGCCGCAGCCGCACCAGGACCCGGCCGCGCTGATCCCGGTGCTGCAGCTGTACGCCCGTGACATCCCGGAGCTGCCGTTCCCCGGCCAGACCGATCTGTTGCAGCTGTTGTGGTGTCCGAACTGGCATGCCGAGCCGTGGCATGGCCCCCATCCGGTGACGGTCTGGCGGCCGGCGGCCGCGGTGGCCCAGCCGCTGGCCAGCCCGCCGGCTCCCCGGTTCGACGGGCTGTTCCCCGACCTGGCACCGCAGGAGTACGTGCCGTTGCCGTGCGTGCTGCACGCCGAGCGGATCGTCGAGTATCCACATTCTGAGTGGCCGTATTCCTCCGACCTGCCCGACGCGCTGGCCGAGCAGCTCCACCGGTGGGACCAGCAGCCCGACCTCCCGTATTCGTACTGGAATGCGCTGTCGACCGCGCCAGGGACCAAGGTCGGCGGCCACCCCCGCTGGGTTCAGGGCCCATGGTGGCCGCAGTGCCGCTGCGGGCTGCGCATGCACCACCTGCTGACCATCGCCAGCGACGAGTTCGAGATCGCAACGCTGGGCCGCCGCTGGCTGCCGCTGGAGGATCGGGACGACCCCACGATCACCGGACGACGGCTCCTCATCGACCGCGACTGCTGGGCGCCCCACGGGATCATGCTTGGCGACGTCGGCTCGCTGTACCTGTTCACCTGCACCGGCTGCGCGGACCGTCCATTGGCCGGCACGATGCAGGCCATGTGA
- a CDS encoding transporter associated domain-containing protein — protein sequence MTRPSAPDDRNGGPTETQQRAGHARREPDGSVVLPGSFPMHDLADLGISLPEGPYATVAGLALQRFGRVPSVGEAIEE from the coding sequence CTGACCCGGCCGTCGGCGCCTGACGACAGGAATGGAGGCCCCACCGAAACCCAACAGCGAGCGGGACATGCTCGCCGCGAGCCCGACGGGTCGGTGGTGCTACCGGGCTCGTTCCCCATGCACGACCTCGCCGACCTTGGGATCTCGCTGCCCGAAGGGCCGTACGCGACCGTGGCAGGACTCGCCCTGCAACGCTTCGGACGCGTTCCCAGCGTCGGTGAGGCGATCGAGGAGTGA
- a CDS encoding epoxide hydrolase has translation MQKQHTNEVRSFRIDVPQADLDDLRDRMDRVRWAEELPGVGWDYGVPVAYVKELVEYWRAGYDWRAWEATLNQHPQFTTQIDGQRIHFLYVPSPEPNALPLLLTHGWPGSVAEFLDVIGPLTNPGAHGGDPAAAFDLVIPSLPGYGFSGPTTQRGWDTRRVATAWAALMRRLGYGRYGAAGNDWGTDVSLELGRVAPESVVGVHVTQIFSLPTGAPGELAGMAADELAAMADLRWVGEHIGAYDQLQSQQPQTLAHALADSPVGLLGWHSQIFRGGVDADFVLTNVMLYWLTGTAASAMRLYYEADKAKHPTEPTTVPVGLAQFGDDFKSIRRFAERDHHNIVSWNVYDRPGHFAAHQSPDLLVGDIREFFRRLRGQAA, from the coding sequence ATGCAGAAGCAGCACACCAACGAGGTCCGGTCGTTCCGGATCGACGTCCCACAGGCGGACCTGGACGACCTTCGGGACCGGATGGACCGGGTCCGCTGGGCCGAGGAGCTGCCCGGTGTCGGCTGGGACTACGGCGTCCCGGTCGCCTACGTCAAGGAGCTGGTCGAGTACTGGCGCGCCGGGTATGACTGGCGCGCGTGGGAGGCCACGCTCAACCAGCACCCGCAGTTCACCACCCAGATCGACGGGCAGCGCATCCATTTCCTGTACGTGCCCTCGCCCGAGCCGAACGCGCTGCCGCTGCTGCTCACCCACGGCTGGCCGGGCTCGGTCGCGGAGTTCCTGGACGTGATCGGCCCGCTCACCAACCCCGGCGCGCACGGCGGCGACCCGGCGGCCGCGTTCGACCTGGTGATCCCCTCGCTGCCCGGGTATGGGTTCTCGGGGCCGACCACGCAGCGGGGCTGGGACACCCGCCGGGTCGCCACAGCGTGGGCGGCGCTGATGCGGCGCCTGGGGTATGGCCGCTACGGCGCCGCCGGCAACGACTGGGGCACCGACGTCTCGCTCGAGCTTGGCCGCGTCGCTCCCGAGTCCGTGGTCGGGGTGCATGTCACGCAGATCTTCTCGCTGCCCACCGGCGCCCCCGGTGAGCTTGCGGGGATGGCCGCCGACGAGCTGGCGGCGATGGCGGACCTGCGCTGGGTCGGCGAGCACATCGGCGCCTACGACCAGCTGCAGTCCCAGCAGCCGCAGACGCTGGCCCACGCGCTGGCCGACTCACCGGTTGGGCTGCTGGGCTGGCACAGCCAGATCTTTAGGGGCGGGGTCGACGCCGACTTCGTGCTCACCAACGTGATGCTCTACTGGCTGACCGGGACGGCCGCCTCGGCGATGCGGCTCTACTACGAGGCCGACAAGGCCAAGCATCCCACCGAGCCGACCACGGTGCCGGTCGGCCTGGCCCAGTTTGGCGATGACTTCAAGTCGATCCGGCGCTTCGCCGAGCGCGACCACCACAACATCGTCTCCTGGAACGTCTATGACCGCCCCGGCCACTTCGCCGCCCACCAGTCGCCAGACCTGCTGGTCGGCGACATCCGCGAGTTCTTTCGACGGCTGCGGGGACAGGCTGCCTGA